GTCAGCCCGGGCGATCGCATCGACCTTCTTGTCTTTCAGGGCCGCGGCCGCCCGCTCGCCGGCCAGCGGCTCCTGCCGGAGATCTTTCCCAGGATCGATCCCGTAGGCTTCGAGGACCCGGAAAGTGAGGGTTTCAGTCGGGCTTCCGGGGAGCCCGCTGGCGAGAACCTTCCCTTTGAGATCTGAAACGCCCGTGATGCCATTGCCCGCGAGCGTCACGAGATGCAGGACCGAGGACCCGAAGACGGCCAGCGCTCGGAGTGGGACGGCCCGGCCTGTGAACCTCCCGGCTCCTCTGACCGCCTCGTAGGCATCGTCCGACGTCAAGAGCGCCACGTCGAGCTGCGCGCTCGTCAGGAGGCTGACGATATCCACCGGCGTGGCCGTCGTCGCCATCATCGCCTTGCTCTGCGGCAAGCGCGCCGCCAACGCCCGCGCGATCGAGGCTCCCAAGCGGAGGGAGACCTCGTCCACTTCGCTCACGACGAAGATGAGCCGATTCTTCCGGTACACCTGCCACTGGCGGTAGGGGGTGTGGCCCATCAGGAGAAATGCGCTCGTGCTGAGCGAAAGGATCAAGAGATCGCGCCGGTTCAATGTGCCGCTCCATCCGCGTGTAACAAAAGGGCGGAGAGTGTGCTTCTCCGCCCTTGGCCCGGAGCTTGGTGGTACTCTTCGTCCTCCCTAGTGCCGTTCCAACTATTCACCGTGTACGTCGTTCGTGGACAGATTTAGTATCAACAAGTTGGAACGGCACTAGTGCCGTTCCAACTATTCGCGCCTAGGAAGGCACCGTATA
This genomic interval from Candidatus Methylomirabilota bacterium contains the following:
- a CDS encoding TAXI family TRAP transporter solute-binding subunit, with protein sequence MGHTPYRQWQVYRKNRLIFVVSEVDEVSLRLGASIARALAARLPQSKAMMATTATPVDIVSLLTSAQLDVALLTSDDAYEAVRGAGRFTGRAVPLRALAVFGSSVLHLVTLAGNGITGVSDLKGKVLASGLPGSPTETLTFRVLEAYGIDPGKDLRQEPLAGERAAAALKDKKVDAIARADMVTSGAVRDLASTPGLAIALLEHGDALPKIEARYGPIYRRGTIPKDAYPGIASDVGTVAVAHLLVCREDFPDEKAYQIAKTLAESPDSQPLLPFHPGALQFYEGDHPR